One Argentina anserina chromosome 6, drPotAnse1.1, whole genome shotgun sequence genomic window, TTCTAGCATTCATAGGCTGGTctttattctctctctctctctctctctctctctcttcttttctctctGTCTATCTCTGTAGAAATGGAGTCCTGTAAACACTTGTTGAGCACAGAAGGATGCAGCAGCAGTGAATCAgggtggactacatatattgCCTCTCCCATGAAAGAAGATGAACCTCAATGCAGTTATGATGATGTCGAATACAACTATAACAGCATTACAAGTCGCACAAGCATTCAAGAGATTGACAAAGAAGACAACGGCAGTGATGATTCGATGGCTTCAGATGCTTCTTCTGGTCCATGCCACCATGAGCACCACCTTGTCTTGCCTTCTCGCAGTAAAGAAAGTAATCCTGGTAGTGCTCGTTACAAGCGTGATATCAAGCAGTCGAGGAACAAGAACACAAGCAAACAGGAGAAGAAAAGGGGTGAAAAGAGTACTAAACGGAAGTGAGAAGTCGATGGAGGCTCAGGAGAAGAAGGCACAGATACTAGTCCTGCTCATAGAAAAGTCTGCAAATTATAGTTGTTTATTAAGACTATAAGCTTGCAAATGAGAAGATGTATATTCATTCTTTGTATTCAGTAACAGAAGCATATATACTCTTTTTCATTTCAGAAAATTATTGATCATTCATGCCACTAAACTGTTTTACAAGGAAACCAGTAAATGACCAACCAGTCTCATTTTCCCAGCACAATTAGCTTGAATTTCTTGCATCTTCTCAAGTTCTCAACACTAATTCATGATGTCCATAACTATTTGTGTCCCTTCatttcttgtgtcttggaaaGAATCAAGTGCATGTTTGCTGGAAAGATCAGAAAGCGCACATGTAGAGACTAATAATTCACCAGAGATAACTTGCCAATTATGATGCATATGTGATATGAGTATGGCATAAGGTGTATGAATCAACAGGGTGTACATTGTGCTGGAAAGAAGAAAGATCAACCTAGCAAGACAAAAGCCAACTTAGAAAGACAAATGCCAACCACAGAGAGTACTACCCCAGATGTGCAAGCACAACAGCAAAGCAAATGTCAAGTATGGGCTGTACTTCAATTTCATAGAATATTTTAGCTTCAATGAAAACAGAATCTGCCGATATTTAACAAAATCTGTCTGCAGTTAGAATCAGTGAGAAGAATGTTGGCTTTACTTGGGAAGTAAACTAAAATGACCTGATTACAAAGTCTCTTTAATTTGGTCAATGACCAAATGATAGGTAACCAACTCCACAAGTATGGTGAAATTCTTATCTGCATAAGTATGCCTTATCAGCAGTGGTTAGGATAAGGACTATTATTTCACTCACCAACAATCTATTTAATTAGattatttggcaaaacatggAGAGCTACAAGTTTTGACAGGTAGATTTTAGGTTAAGAGTCAACCTAATTGGGTTTCTCAACCCTATTAGGCACAGCTGTGGTGCCATACCTGATTTTGGTTCATTTATAGAGAATTTTGCACATGGCAGTCACATTCTTGAAACATGTTGACACTCTAAAGCAATATATGAGGAATATTTAGCAACAAGAAGCCAAGAAGGTAGATGCAAGACAAAGACGCGTAAAAATGCGAAGAAAAATCCATGAGGACAAAATAAAATTGCAGAAACTGAGAAGCAAATGTGAAACTTTCTCTGTTGATTTTCATGTTCAAATAATGCATTTTACAGTACTACCACCAGTCACCCACATCGGATAGAATACATTTTTCAACATTCGTGCCAAAGCAGAAGCATATCAAAACAAATCTACGCACACAACTAAAACATAAAGCAAATTGATAAATAACTTAATTGGGATAAATTTTCACCAAAAAGAGTTGATCAGCATGAAATCCTCAGCAGAAGTTATTAGGGATGAAGGTGAGTTCTGCTAAAGTTGAATGAGACGGGAAACATGGACTTAAATCTTGGACTGCTTAGCAATCTTGAACCATTCAGTGTGGAAAGCACCTTCGACATCAGTTCTTTCATACGTGTGAGCACCAAAGTAGTCTCTTTGAGCTTGGACCAAGTTTGCTGGCAGTCTTGCCCTTCTGTAGGTGTCAAAATAAGCAAGACTAGCTGACATACCTGGGGTACTAATACCTGAGTTGATAGCAAGGCATACCACCCTTCGCCACGCAGACTGTCGCTCAATGATCTCCTTTGAAAATTCAGGGTCTACAAGAAGGTTTGCGAGATCACAGTTCCTATCGTAAGCCTGCTTAATTCTGTCCAAGAACACAGCACGAATAATGCAACCTCCCTTCCAAATCCTAGCCAATTCACCCAACTTCAGGTCCCATCCCTGCTCAATACTCTTTGCACGGATCAGATTCATGCCCTGTGCATAACTGCATATCTTGGATGCATAGAGGGCTTGCCTCACATCATCGACCAACTTTGCCTTATCCACCTCTTGGTCCGTCAAGATATCACTAAAGCCACCTGCTTTAAACACTTTAGCAGCCTCAACCCTTTCATCTTTTAACCCACTGAGGAACCTAGCATCTAAAGAAGATTCAATTGTGGGAGCGGCAATAGATAGTTCAGCAGCTTGCTGTACGGTCCATTTACCAGTACCCTTCATGCCA contains:
- the LOC126800111 gene encoding protein SOB FIVE-LIKE 4, with translation MESCKHLLSTEGCSSSESGWTTYIASPMKEDEPQCSYDDVEYNYNSITSRTSIQEIDKEDNGSDDSMASDASSGPCHHEHHLVLPSRSKESNPGSARYKRDIKQSRNKNTSKQEKKRGEKSTKRK